From the Limisphaerales bacterium genome, one window contains:
- the hemC gene encoding hydroxymethylbilane synthase, translating into MPEEPIIIATRGSALALAQARLIFDQCRLAFPRLPFEIKIIKTTGDKKQSASLAQAGKSLPKGLFTKELEVALVKQKADLAVHSLKDLPTELPGGLTLGAVSKREDVRDVLIYKNNAGFDGPIPELAEGAVVATSSPRRKAQLLAARPDLCVKAIRGNLPTRLEKLADTEAMAGTVLAAAGLNRLDFSITAGSALEGDAVPDGIRAVALDTQLMLPCVGQGAIGIEIRADDGRIEKICERLNHFYSHTAVAAERAFLRGMGGGCSSPVGAAATVDGTQLRLRAVSFLNDTVQRAEQTGDVHEPEALGVAVAAELRG; encoded by the coding sequence ATGCCTGAAGAACCCATCATCATCGCCACGCGCGGCAGCGCGCTGGCTCTTGCTCAAGCGCGATTAATTTTTGATCAATGCCGTTTGGCCTTCCCGCGCTTGCCGTTTGAAATCAAAATCATTAAAACCACCGGCGACAAAAAACAATCCGCTTCGCTCGCGCAAGCGGGTAAGTCGCTGCCAAAGGGATTGTTTACCAAAGAACTCGAAGTCGCGCTTGTGAAACAAAAAGCCGATCTCGCCGTGCACAGCCTCAAAGATTTGCCCACGGAATTGCCGGGCGGACTCACTCTCGGCGCTGTCAGCAAACGGGAGGACGTCCGTGATGTGTTGATTTACAAAAACAACGCGGGGTTCGACGGTCCCATACCGGAATTGGCCGAAGGCGCAGTCGTGGCCACCAGCAGCCCGCGCCGCAAAGCGCAACTGCTAGCTGCACGGCCGGATTTGTGCGTGAAAGCAATTCGGGGCAATCTTCCCACGCGATTGGAAAAGCTGGCCGACACCGAAGCAATGGCCGGAACCGTGCTTGCCGCAGCGGGTTTGAACCGGCTGGATTTTTCCATCACCGCCGGGAGCGCGCTCGAGGGGGATGCCGTTCCCGATGGGATTCGCGCCGTAGCGCTGGACACCCAGCTAATGCTGCCCTGCGTGGGGCAGGGTGCGATTGGAATTGAAATTCGCGCGGACGATGGCCGCATTGAAAAAATTTGTGAGCGGCTCAATCATTTCTATTCACACACCGCCGTGGCCGCCGAGCGCGCTTTCCTGCGCGGGATGGGCGGTGGCTGCAGCTCGCCCGTGGGTGCGGCGGCGACAGTTGATGGCACGCAATTGAGATTGCGCGCGGTTTCGTTTTTGAATGACACCGTGCAGCGCGCCGAACAAACCGGCGATGTGCACGAGCCCGAGGCGTTGGGCGTGGCGGTGGCCGCAGAACTACGCGGATGA
- a CDS encoding DUF554 domain-containing protein, translated as MSELGKLLEYPWLPIGTFFNALCIFIGGVVGLRLSRQLTDATQRRIRKFLAVLTVLAGGYMICNGLYGGWQSAGSVWKFLLLGLITLLAISFGNLFGTWLKLQEQMDKIGQAAKDRFAKMGNEESASFSDGFVTCTILFTVGPMSLLGAVEDGLGKVPAILIVKSLMDGIATLCFAPRFGAGVLLSIVPLLAYQGAVTLLASNMGFITDEPALLASFNLVGGLLVLTIMLVILEVQKVPLANYLPALVIGPLLTWWWVV; from the coding sequence ATGAGCGAGCTGGGCAAATTGCTCGAGTATCCGTGGCTGCCCATCGGCACTTTTTTTAATGCGCTGTGCATTTTCATCGGCGGCGTGGTGGGCCTGCGTTTGAGCCGTCAACTGACCGATGCCACGCAACGGCGCATTCGGAAATTTCTCGCGGTACTTACCGTACTTGCCGGTGGCTATATGATTTGCAACGGCCTCTACGGAGGTTGGCAATCGGCGGGGAGTGTTTGGAAATTTCTGTTGCTTGGGCTGATCACGTTGCTGGCAATTTCGTTTGGAAATTTATTTGGCACGTGGCTGAAGTTGCAGGAGCAAATGGATAAAATTGGCCAAGCGGCCAAGGATCGATTCGCCAAAATGGGCAACGAAGAATCGGCGAGCTTCAGTGATGGCTTTGTGACGTGCACAATTTTGTTTACCGTGGGGCCGATGTCCCTGCTGGGCGCGGTGGAAGATGGGCTCGGGAAAGTGCCGGCGATTCTGATTGTGAAATCGTTAATGGACGGCATCGCCACGCTTTGCTTCGCGCCGCGCTTTGGGGCGGGCGTGTTGCTTTCGATTGTGCCGTTGCTCGCGTATCAAGGCGCAGTCACACTGTTGGCTTCGAATATGGGATTCATCACCGACGAACCAGCGCTGCTCGCCAGCTTTAATCTCGTGGGCGGACTTTTGGTGCTCACGATTATGTTAGTGATTTTGGAAGTGCAAAAGGTGCCGTTGGCGAATTATCTGCCGGCGTTGGTCATTGGGCCGCTGCTGACTTGGTGGTGGGTGGTTTAA
- a CDS encoding rhodanese-like domain-containing protein has protein sequence MASDALKPKRNWRRIRWIIIGVTLATGLAFWLWLPNNGIAAARKFIRWHFDDIPHITPAKLTAWIADANRTTPLLWDIRRADEFAVSHLPNAQRVPPETAEAELQKLLPANGQPIVVYCAVGYRSAKMAQRLRALGHTKVFNLEGAIFAWASEGLPLAHGNKIHPYNAFGRRMLRDDLESR, from the coding sequence GTGGCAAGTGACGCCCTAAAACCGAAACGAAATTGGCGCCGCATTAGATGGATCATCATCGGGGTCACGCTGGCCACCGGCCTCGCCTTTTGGCTCTGGCTGCCGAACAACGGAATTGCCGCCGCTCGTAAATTCATCCGCTGGCATTTTGATGACATCCCGCACATCACACCTGCCAAGTTAACGGCGTGGATCGCTGATGCCAATCGCACCACGCCCCTGCTGTGGGACATCCGCCGCGCAGATGAATTCGCCGTGAGCCACCTTCCAAACGCCCAACGGGTGCCACCGGAAACGGCCGAAGCTGAACTGCAAAAACTCCTGCCCGCAAACGGGCAACCCATCGTGGTTTACTGCGCCGTCGGTTATCGCAGCGCAAAAATGGCGCAACGGCTGCGGGCACTCGGCCACACTAAGGTATTCAACCTCGAAGGCGCTATTTTTGCCTGGGCTTCCGAAGGATTGCCTTTGGCGCACGGCAACAAAATACATCCGTACAACGCCTTCGGTCGGCGAATGTTGCGAGATGATTTGGAGTCGAGGTAG
- a CDS encoding neutral/alkaline non-lysosomal ceramidase N-terminal domain-containing protein: MTTLRLLLFLALSLPLSAALPSETWKAGTAKADITPKTPIWMAGYGGRSKESEGALHPLWVKALALEDASGQRAIIIGTDTLGMTGSIYANLKARLAKEHKLAPAQIMLNASHTHTGPVLRGGLYDIYPLNTERIKRIEEFSARVENEIVRITGEALKNLEPVTLKHGIGITRFGVNRRENKPYSMVPKLIAANALKGPIDHDVPVLAVYKGLELKAVVFGYACHSTVLSFYKFSGDYSGFTQIALEKSHPNALALFSAGCGADINPLPRREVYQAERYGNMLAAAVEEVLLQNMETLKPKLTTRIQTIPLEYGALPAPAALAAAAKNPTHYRGRWAGRMLKLQSTGNLPKTYPYPIQCWRVGDLLWLTMGGEVVVDYSIKFKKQFGARTWVTSYANDVMAYIPSLRVLTEGGYEGQSSMAVYGLPADRWKENVEDLVTEGAKTVVKEARGK; the protein is encoded by the coding sequence ATGACCACACTCCGGCTCCTGCTCTTCCTTGCCCTTTCCCTCCCCCTCTCCGCTGCCCTTCCATCGGAAACTTGGAAAGCCGGCACCGCCAAGGCGGACATCACGCCGAAGACACCCATCTGGATGGCCGGCTATGGCGGGCGCTCGAAGGAGAGCGAAGGCGCACTGCATCCGCTTTGGGTGAAGGCGCTCGCGCTGGAGGATGCATCCGGCCAGCGCGCGATCATCATCGGCACGGACACGCTCGGCATGACCGGCAGCATTTACGCCAACCTCAAGGCGCGCCTTGCCAAAGAACACAAACTCGCGCCGGCGCAAATTATGCTCAACGCCTCGCACACGCACACCGGGCCGGTGTTGCGCGGGGGGCTTTACGATATTTATCCACTCAACACCGAACGCATCAAGCGCATCGAGGAATTTTCCGCGCGGGTGGAAAACGAAATCGTACGCATCACCGGCGAGGCGCTGAAAAATCTGGAACCCGTCACACTCAAGCACGGCATCGGCATCACCCGCTTTGGCGTCAACCGCCGCGAAAACAAACCGTACAGCATGGTGCCCAAACTCATTGCCGCCAATGCATTAAAAGGCCCGATCGATCACGACGTGCCCGTGCTCGCCGTTTACAAAGGACTCGAACTCAAGGCCGTCGTCTTCGGCTACGCCTGCCACAGCACGGTGCTGAGTTTTTATAAATTTTCGGGTGACTACTCCGGCTTCACCCAAATCGCGCTTGAGAAAAGCCATCCCAATGCGCTCGCCCTCTTCAGCGCCGGCTGCGGTGCGGATATCAATCCCCTGCCCCGCCGCGAAGTTTATCAGGCCGAGCGCTACGGCAACATGCTCGCCGCCGCCGTCGAGGAGGTGCTCCTGCAAAACATGGAAACGCTAAAACCAAAGCTCACCACTCGAATTCAAACCATTCCGCTCGAGTACGGCGCCTTGCCCGCACCTGCCGCACTCGCCGCCGCCGCCAAGAACCCAACCCATTACCGCGGACGCTGGGCAGGACGCATGCTCAAACTACAATCCACCGGCAACCTCCCCAAAACATATCCCTACCCCATCCAATGCTGGCGCGTCGGCGATTTGCTGTGGCTCACGATGGGGGGCGAAGTCGTCGTCGATTATTCCATCAAATTCAAAAAACAATTTGGCGCCCGCACGTGGGTCACCAGTTATGCCAATGACGTGATGGCTTATATCCCCAGTTTGCGCGTGCTCACCGAAGGCGGCTACGAAGGGCAATCTTCCATGGCTGTCTATGGCCTTCCCGCTGATCGCTGGAAAGAAAATGTTGAAGACCTTGTGACCGAAGGAGCAAAGACGGTCGTGAAAGAAGCCCGTGGCAAGTGA
- a CDS encoding Gfo/Idh/MocA family oxidoreductase: MENVRIGIIGLGNIGQIHVNNLLEGRVPRGVLTAVGDAFPAKLPEYAAKGLKTFESGEALIASGEIDALMVATPHFQHTTLGIAALEAGLHVMVEKPISAHKADAERLIAAADKRPELKFSGMFQMRVEPRYQKIRELVQGGELGDLIRVIWIMTDWFRAEAYYQSSDWRATWKGEGGGVLLNQCLHQLDALQWITGMPSKVRSHVGIGRHHDIEVEDDVTCYLEYANGASGTFITSTGETPGSNRFEIAGTKGRVLLENDKLIVTRNAVPSDEWSKTSKVGFQQPESTVEEIAIPPAEEPHAMLISNLVNAILDGEELIAPGASGIGSVELANVMVYSGLINETIDLPMDSAAWETKLNDLIASSTHKKKTVEVSKEDFTASFRR, from the coding sequence ATGGAAAACGTACGCATTGGCATTATTGGGTTAGGAAACATCGGGCAGATTCACGTCAACAATCTGCTGGAGGGCAGGGTGCCGCGCGGGGTGTTGACGGCAGTGGGGGATGCATTTCCCGCTAAATTGCCGGAGTATGCCGCGAAAGGGCTTAAGACGTTTGAGAGTGGCGAGGCGTTGATTGCCTCGGGCGAGATCGATGCCTTGATGGTTGCCACGCCGCATTTTCAGCACACCACGTTGGGCATCGCCGCGCTGGAGGCGGGCCTGCACGTGATGGTGGAAAAACCCATCTCGGCTCACAAAGCCGATGCCGAGCGGCTCATCGCCGCGGCGGATAAGCGGCCGGAGTTGAAATTTTCCGGGATGTTCCAAATGCGCGTGGAGCCGCGTTACCAAAAAATCCGCGAGCTGGTGCAGGGCGGCGAGCTCGGCGATTTGATTCGGGTGATTTGGATTATGACCGATTGGTTCCGCGCCGAGGCCTATTATCAAAGCAGCGATTGGCGCGCCACCTGGAAGGGCGAAGGCGGTGGCGTGTTGCTCAATCAATGCCTTCATCAACTTGACGCGTTGCAGTGGATTACCGGGATGCCCTCCAAAGTGCGCAGCCACGTGGGCATCGGCCGCCATCACGATATCGAGGTGGAAGACGACGTGACGTGCTACCTCGAATACGCCAATGGCGCGAGTGGCACCTTCATCACCTCCACCGGCGAAACGCCCGGCAGTAACCGATTTGAAATCGCCGGTACCAAGGGCCGCGTGTTGTTGGAGAACGACAAACTGATCGTCACCCGTAACGCCGTGCCGTCGGATGAATGGAGCAAGACTTCGAAAGTCGGATTCCAACAGCCCGAATCCACCGTGGAAGAAATCGCCATTCCGCCCGCCGAGGAACCGCACGCGATGCTTATCAGCAATCTCGTCAACGCCATCCTCGATGGCGAAGAACTCATCGCGCCGGGTGCAAGCGGCATCGGCTCGGTGGAGCTCGCCAACGTGATGGTCTACTCCGGCCTGATCAATGAGACCATCGACTTGCCAATGGACAGCGCCGCGTGGGAAACCAAACTCAACGATCTCATCGCCAGCTCCACCCACAAAAAGAAAACAGTTGAAGTTAGTAAAGAAGATTTCACGGCGTCATTTCGGCGTTAA
- a CDS encoding TIM barrel protein has protein sequence MELMGIADEGAVTIEGQIEVTQALGWRWIESRFVEVEGFEKGSIHEIPDAAFDVVVQKLEESGVGIYAFGSTICNWQKTVATPFEVTLAEVDRAIPRMKRLGTKYVRIMSFKPDDDAETTPPEVFERVGEVTKRFLGEGLQPVHENCMNHGGMSWQHAEELLEKVPGLKWVFDTANPIFNADRRGDQPWGMQCPWEFWEHMREHTAHIHIKDAVKTDDGETYHFPGEGDGRVRDILKDAFANGYDGGISIEPHMTVVFHDTDSAAPEKAMADNYIEYGRRLEKLIEEVR, from the coding sequence ATGGAATTAATGGGAATCGCCGATGAAGGCGCAGTGACAATTGAGGGCCAGATTGAGGTGACTCAGGCACTGGGGTGGCGGTGGATCGAATCGCGCTTTGTGGAGGTGGAGGGATTTGAGAAGGGGTCGATTCACGAGATCCCGGATGCGGCGTTTGATGTGGTTGTCCAAAAACTCGAGGAATCGGGCGTTGGAATTTATGCGTTCGGATCGACGATTTGCAACTGGCAGAAGACCGTGGCGACGCCCTTCGAGGTGACGCTCGCCGAGGTGGATCGTGCCATCCCGCGCATGAAACGGCTCGGCACAAAATACGTGCGGATTATGTCATTCAAGCCCGACGATGATGCGGAAACCACCCCGCCGGAAGTGTTCGAGCGCGTGGGCGAAGTTACAAAACGTTTTCTCGGCGAAGGCCTGCAGCCGGTGCACGAGAATTGCATGAACCACGGTGGTATGAGCTGGCAACACGCGGAGGAATTGCTCGAAAAAGTGCCGGGCCTAAAATGGGTGTTCGACACCGCCAACCCCATTTTTAACGCCGACCGCCGTGGCGATCAACCGTGGGGGATGCAGTGCCCATGGGAATTCTGGGAGCATATGCGCGAGCACACGGCGCATATTCACATCAAGGATGCCGTAAAAACTGACGACGGCGAAACGTATCATTTCCCCGGCGAAGGCGATGGCCGCGTGCGGGATATTTTGAAGGATGCTTTCGCCAACGGCTACGACGGCGGCATCTCCATCGAGCCGCATATGACGGTGGTCTTCCACGACACCGACAGCGCTGCGCCTGAAAAAGCGATGGCCGACAACTACATCGAGTACGGCCGGCGCTTGGAAAAGCTCATCGAAGAAGTGCGGTGA
- a CDS encoding glucosamine-6-phosphate deaminase, with translation MSTEPIRSFEVDSLNVRVFASENSMAKAAAAEVNEYLCGVIDAQGSAAAILATGNSQIQFLEKLVAIGEVDWSKVTLFHMDEYLGLNGDHSASFRRYMRERVEEKVQPAAFHYICGDAPEPLKECRRYADLLAAQPVDLCCLGVGENGHIAFNDPPVADLNDPEVVKIVQLDDGCRKQQHGEGHFPTFDSVPQYALTLTVPALCQAKKMVCLCPETRKAQAVKDALQGPISTACPASHLRTQSQCVMYLDGDSAALL, from the coding sequence ATGAGCACTGAACCCATCCGATCATTTGAAGTTGACTCCCTCAATGTGCGTGTTTTTGCCAGCGAAAACTCAATGGCCAAAGCCGCCGCAGCGGAGGTGAACGAGTATCTTTGTGGCGTGATTGATGCGCAAGGCAGTGCCGCGGCCATCTTGGCGACGGGCAATTCGCAGATTCAGTTTCTGGAAAAACTCGTGGCTATCGGCGAGGTGGATTGGAGCAAGGTGACGCTGTTTCATATGGACGAATATCTCGGGCTCAATGGCGATCACAGCGCGAGCTTCCGCCGTTATATGCGCGAGCGCGTGGAAGAGAAGGTGCAGCCCGCCGCGTTTCATTACATTTGCGGCGACGCGCCCGAGCCGCTCAAGGAATGCCGCCGCTACGCGGATTTGCTCGCCGCGCAGCCCGTTGATCTCTGCTGCCTCGGCGTGGGCGAGAACGGCCACATCGCTTTTAATGACCCGCCGGTGGCCGATCTCAATGATCCGGAGGTTGTGAAAATTGTGCAGCTCGATGACGGCTGCCGAAAACAACAACACGGCGAAGGGCATTTCCCAACGTTCGATTCCGTGCCACAATACGCGCTGACACTTACGGTGCCGGCGTTGTGTCAGGCGAAAAAAATGGTGTGTCTCTGCCCCGAAACCCGCAAAGCGCAAGCGGTGAAGGATGCCCTCCAAGGGCCAATCAGCACGGCTTGCCCCGCCTCACATTTACGCACGCAATCTCAGTGTGTGATGTATTTGGATGGGGACTCGGCGGCGTTGTTGTAG
- the hisD gene encoding histidinol dehydrogenase, giving the protein MNTLRHTDAGYARKLDRLCAASSLFDPKIEASARAIVDHVAAKGDAALIAFAKKFDGATLTAKTLRVSDAELATASQSVTGKLRAAISLAHRNISQFHKRGLRKNWSGRNAQGARVGEKYDPFGRVGIYIPGGTAPLMSTALMTVTLAKVAGCKEIVVCTPCGKDGTVNPGLLHAAQLAGATEIYRIGGAHAIAAMAHGTKTLAPVQKIFGPGNAYVVAAKRLLVGRVSIDLLPGPSEVLVLADGTANPAFAAADILAQAEHGSGHERCWLLSTSAKVIGAVKKEIAKQLPQRSRRDYIRKALAKNGWLIQVQSRAEAIALANRLAPEHCEVMLKDAAAVAKQITTAGALFLGNFSPTVTGDYVAGPSHTLPTGGAGASFPGLTVDMFQRRTSVVQFTPAALQKSIAAIEQFAAVEGLDAHGRSASIRLD; this is encoded by the coding sequence ATGAACACGCTGCGCCATACCGATGCCGGCTACGCCCGCAAGCTTGACCGCCTTTGTGCGGCGTCGAGTTTGTTTGATCCTAAAATCGAGGCCAGTGCGCGTGCCATCGTGGATCACGTGGCGGCCAAGGGCGATGCGGCGTTGATTGCGTTTGCCAAAAAATTCGATGGCGCTACGCTCACCGCCAAAACCTTGCGCGTGAGCGATGCGGAATTAGCGACTGCATCCCAATCCGTCACCGGCAAATTACGCGCTGCCATTAGTTTGGCCCACCGCAACATCTCGCAATTCCACAAACGTGGCCTACGAAAAAATTGGAGCGGACGCAACGCGCAGGGCGCGCGCGTGGGAGAAAAGTACGATCCTTTCGGGCGCGTAGGCATTTACATTCCAGGCGGCACTGCGCCTTTGATGTCCACCGCGTTGATGACCGTGACGCTCGCGAAAGTGGCCGGTTGCAAAGAGATCGTCGTGTGCACGCCGTGCGGCAAAGATGGCACGGTGAATCCGGGGCTGTTGCACGCGGCACAATTGGCGGGAGCCACGGAGATTTATCGCATCGGCGGCGCCCACGCCATCGCGGCGATGGCGCACGGGACGAAGACCCTCGCACCAGTGCAGAAAATTTTTGGCCCCGGCAATGCGTACGTGGTTGCCGCCAAGCGCTTGCTGGTGGGCCGCGTCTCCATCGATCTATTACCCGGGCCGAGTGAAGTATTGGTGTTGGCCGATGGCACGGCGAATCCGGCCTTTGCGGCGGCGGATATTTTGGCGCAAGCGGAACACGGCTCGGGGCACGAACGGTGTTGGCTTCTCAGCACTTCGGCGAAAGTCATTGGCGCAGTCAAAAAAGAAATCGCAAAGCAACTGCCGCAACGATCGCGCCGGGATTACATTCGCAAGGCGCTTGCGAAAAACGGTTGGCTCATTCAAGTGCAATCGCGGGCGGAAGCCATTGCGCTTGCCAATCGATTGGCGCCGGAACATTGCGAGGTGATGCTCAAAGATGCGGCGGCCGTTGCAAAACAAATCACCACTGCGGGCGCGTTATTTCTCGGTAATTTTTCGCCCACAGTCACGGGCGATTACGTGGCGGGCCCAAGCCACACGCTGCCCACGGGTGGGGCGGGGGCTTCATTTCCCGGGCTCACGGTGGATATGTTCCAACGCCGCACGAGTGTGGTGCAATTTACCCCGGCAGCCTTGCAAAAATCCATCGCGGCTATTGAACAATTCGCCGCCGTGGAAGGGTTGGATGCCCACGGGCGCTCGGCGTCGATTCGGTTGGATTGA
- a CDS encoding NYN domain-containing protein, with protein MAIVRILVDGYSLLHAWRDLAPGEPRHTARARDALIAELTQYADSTHTPVTLFFDGSGAPAGTPKPTAPQGLEIIYSTKGKTADDLIERTAHRLKPYGEALAITNDLAERDTVISLGGMAQSCEQFIKDIQRVMNDRNHFVKTHNRREANRYKRR; from the coding sequence ATGGCCATTGTGCGCATTTTGGTGGACGGCTACAGTCTCCTGCACGCTTGGCGCGACCTTGCCCCCGGCGAGCCGCGCCACACTGCGCGCGCCCGCGATGCGCTCATCGCCGAGCTCACCCAATACGCCGACAGCACGCACACGCCCGTCACCCTTTTCTTTGACGGCAGCGGCGCCCCCGCCGGCACCCCCAAGCCAACCGCCCCCCAAGGCTTGGAAATAATCTACTCCACCAAAGGCAAAACCGCCGACGACCTCATCGAACGCACCGCCCACCGCCTCAAACCCTACGGCGAAGCTCTCGCCATCACCAACGATCTTGCCGAACGCGACACGGTCATCTCCCTCGGTGGAATGGCTCAAAGCTGCGAACAATTCATTAAAGATATCCAGCGAGTAATGAATGACCGAAATCATTTTGTGAAGACGCACAACCGCCGCGAAGCCAATCGGTACAAACGACGATAA
- a CDS encoding zinc ribbon domain-containing protein, whose translation MPLYEYELCEGDCKVCGGRFELQRPMKTPALKECPVCHKAVRKVFGAVYMPKHMKKINVREATNNGFTVLKKTSKGEYEVHKPDKGI comes from the coding sequence ATGCCGCTTTATGAATATGAGTTGTGTGAGGGGGATTGCAAGGTGTGTGGGGGACGATTTGAATTGCAGCGCCCGATGAAAACACCGGCGCTCAAGGAGTGCCCCGTGTGTCATAAGGCGGTGCGGAAGGTGTTTGGCGCGGTGTATATGCCCAAGCATATGAAGAAGATCAATGTGCGTGAGGCCACGAACAACGGCTTCACGGTGCTGAAAAAAACCAGCAAGGGCGAGTATGAGGTGCACAAACCGGACAAGGGAATCTGA
- a CDS encoding acylphosphatase: MPTRLQVLFSGRVQGIGFRYTVKQTALGFEVTGWVKNLDDGRVELLVEGDRGELEAFQKAIPEAGLRRFIRETQSEWSEGTGEFRGFEIAR; this comes from the coding sequence ATGCCGACGCGTTTGCAGGTTTTGTTTTCCGGCCGGGTGCAGGGGATTGGTTTTCGCTACACGGTGAAGCAAACGGCGCTGGGATTTGAGGTGACCGGCTGGGTAAAAAATCTGGATGACGGTCGGGTGGAGCTCTTGGTGGAAGGGGACCGAGGTGAATTAGAGGCTTTTCAAAAGGCGATTCCCGAGGCAGGATTGCGCCGCTTCATCCGCGAAACGCAATCGGAATGGAGCGAAGGCACGGGCGAATTTCGTGGATTCGAAATCGCCCGCTGA
- a CDS encoding metallophosphoesterase family protein: protein MKYAIISDIHGNLEALNTVLEDAEKRGCESFVCGGDVVGYNANPKECMDIVRGLKMPCVMGNHDEYIGQDCDLSAFNPVAAEAVLWTRNQLSAEDRQWLCELRYVRLVDHFSIVHGTMDSPRYWGYVQDAGDAAASFTYQSTVLCFHGHTHVPLVFIDDGIEVDGGTFEHLKLEVGKRYFINVGSVGQPRDGDPRASYCVYDAKNETVELIRINYDIETTQKKILAAGLPERLAERLNYGK from the coding sequence ATGAAATACGCGATCATATCAGACATCCACGGGAACCTCGAAGCGCTGAACACAGTGCTGGAGGACGCGGAGAAGCGTGGCTGCGAAAGTTTTGTGTGCGGCGGCGATGTCGTCGGATACAACGCCAATCCCAAGGAATGTATGGATATCGTGCGCGGGCTGAAGATGCCCTGCGTGATGGGTAACCACGATGAATACATCGGCCAGGATTGCGATCTTTCCGCCTTCAACCCCGTCGCCGCCGAAGCTGTGCTGTGGACGCGCAATCAACTCAGCGCAGAAGACCGCCAGTGGCTGTGCGAATTGCGTTACGTGCGGTTGGTCGATCACTTTTCCATCGTGCATGGCACCATGGATAGTCCGCGTTACTGGGGTTACGTACAGGACGCCGGGGATGCAGCGGCGAGTTTCACTTATCAAAGCACCGTGCTTTGTTTCCACGGGCACACGCACGTACCGCTGGTGTTCATTGATGACGGCATTGAAGTGGATGGCGGCACCTTTGAGCATCTCAAACTCGAAGTGGGCAAACGCTATTTTATCAACGTAGGCAGCGTCGGTCAGCCGCGCGATGGTGATCCGCGCGCGTCGTACTGCGTGTACGATGCCAAAAATGAAACGGTGGAACTCATTCGCATCAACTACGACATCGAGACCACCCAGAAAAAAATTCTCGCCGCCGGCTTGCCCGAGCGATTGGCCGAGCGTCTCAATTACGGGAAATAA
- a CDS encoding glycosyltransferase family 9 protein, translating to MKLLILKPSSLGDIIHALPVLRLIKRQRPNWQVHWWIAQSFAPLLQSDPDLAAVHPFQRRGWGTPAGLARGAQQLGQLHRERFDVVLDLQGLARSAAFGWISRAGFTIGLHQHREGAAAAYDISVERPSPHAHAVDWCRAVLPHLGLENHDDFEWMPPRDEPLPEGCDPGRRWLALCPGARWDNKRWPTKSFETLTRNLLMEQGDLRVVVLGGEEDSEIGARLGAIGARCVDKTGQTTLPEMVEWIRSSEAMVTNDTGPMHVAAALGKPVVALFGPTDPRRTGPYHARGTVLQATGMNCVPCLSRNCTAIRERDCLRGIGALEVSAVVQKLLAHGE from the coding sequence GTGAAACTGCTCATCCTTAAACCCAGCTCCCTCGGTGACATCATTCACGCGTTGCCCGTGCTTCGCCTCATCAAGCGTCAACGTCCCAACTGGCAGGTGCATTGGTGGATCGCCCAAAGTTTCGCACCACTTTTGCAAAGCGACCCCGACCTTGCCGCGGTGCATCCCTTTCAGCGTCGCGGCTGGGGCACACCCGCCGGATTAGCGCGCGGCGCGCAACAGCTCGGCCAACTTCACCGCGAGCGGTTTGATGTGGTATTGGACTTGCAAGGGCTTGCCCGCAGTGCAGCGTTCGGCTGGATCTCCCGGGCGGGATTCACCATTGGCTTGCATCAACATCGTGAAGGTGCCGCCGCTGCGTACGATATTTCTGTGGAACGCCCGAGCCCCCATGCGCACGCGGTCGATTGGTGCCGTGCCGTGCTTCCGCATTTGGGTTTGGAAAACCACGATGACTTCGAGTGGATGCCGCCCCGTGACGAACCACTTCCTGAGGGCTGCGACCCCGGCCGGCGTTGGCTCGCACTTTGTCCCGGCGCCCGATGGGACAATAAACGATGGCCCACCAAATCTTTTGAAACCCTCACGCGAAATTTATTGATGGAGCAGGGCGACCTTCGCGTGGTCGTGCTGGGCGGCGAAGAGGACTCAGAAATTGGCGCGCGCCTCGGCGCGATTGGCGCGCGGTGCGTCGATAAAACCGGCCAAACCACTTTACCCGAAATGGTGGAATGGATTCGCAGCAGCGAAGCAATGGTGACCAACGACACCGGTCCGATGCACGTGGCCGCTGCGTTGGGTAAGCCGGTGGTTGCCCTCTTTGGCCCCACCGATCCACGCCGCACCGGCCCCTATCATGCTCGCGGCACCGTGCTTCAAGCCACGGGCATGAACTGTGTGCCCTGCCTTTCGCGCAACTGCACGGCCATTCGCGAACGCGATTGTTTGCGCGGAATTGGAGCGCTGGAAGTGTCTGCTGTAGTTCAGAAACTTTTGGCTCACGGTGAATAA